gatcggctctttgagccgattcataggataacctgagagccgatcgaggctcgtatttaatgtttacgtgtatgccatgcaggaaactaagcgaggcatctccatcaccttcctgaccaggtataggtcaggtggcacgcccttgcatcaacatcggacgtgtgtaccagaggctttgcgggccgtcgctcggagggaccagggccagccgcagccctaggttgttcccggctctactgtgttgcccgtcgctgcccgccggtgggttttgaccgcaacacattctggcacgcccggtgggacaagcttcgacatcaaccacctcgccatctacatttgagatggcggacggcactcctgtCACATACGAGCGTCGACCGCAAAAGGGGAGTATGACGCCCCAAACGAAGGAAAGccggtgatgagacatcggccgGCACGACGAGgtgtaaacctcttttgagcaaaGGTATCGAAATAGGGGCCAATTCAGCAGCCGCCCCGTATTATCCGTGCCATACGTTTTCGCCGACATTCAGCATCAATCTAGCGGGTGACGAAAGACTggagtatgggtttacatcggtttGCGAGGACAAGGGAATCAGCATTGGTCCatgactgcagagccgatgttcaggcatAATCCTACCAACAaccgcagagccgatatccgcagttacctgacagaatcggctcgggggggcacatgAGCAGGCAGAcagacacataggggcaatgaaatattaggagccggtggaaaatcggccagtaaaaaaaaatgtagcaagtacagCCGGAGCACTCGAGTTCAGCGAAACATTTGTCCCTACTGGAGAAACGCGCCAAGGGCATGAAGGGCGTCAACACGGATGCGATCTACCTCAGCGATCTCAgcttcgtcgtcctcgtctttacccgtcaccagctggctgctcagggtacgaatttcagccagatcggtcttcagatcggctgtgtggccgtttgcttcgtcttgagaacgggcaataagggcttccttgtcttggatgagttgcttggtcacccttaccctctcttcaaggctctccagctctccttgcgcagggtctcgagttcggcgcgattggcgaagtgtccgtcttggcgtccgagcagccttcttctcgttgagccgtcgacacttttcggcaatatcggctctcgatggaagctgggtgtggcgaagagtaatcctttgtcgagccgattgcacccttgacttaaagactgacagggtaacagcgggccagagcttcacttgcagtgtcatagggagatggggctggatatcctcgaggatgcctttgacttcctcggaattttcaatcagggtctcagttgaggaagaaagcaagtctttgagacgctggagtggaccatggaccgtactaggactcggctctccacttgccttggaagaagttggttcgatggattctggatcgaacgtcagcaagctcgagagatcacaaccctgatagggcaaacaaagtgagtttagcatgcaatgaagaaattgatggagccaaggaggaggggcatacctctcccaaggtaggaggaaCAACCGATGTagtgacgatcggcttttctgtggacttggATAGGTCAGCCACTTGGGCAGCCGCGATTGTCGAGGTGgttaggtccagggtggcggacggcatcggtacctcctcaacgtctccgctagaagtttcttcggtctgcaggaggaagtgattagccgatccaaatgacaacgggttagcatgaagtgcgaccagggagataattacatttgagacctcctggcttgatggagaggctcgtgggttcttacgagcccttttgacgcagcggcgcttcgtgcgtgaccccgatctggtcggggcttggggagcaggaggttcagggatcgaccttttcttagaagccggcgctggtgaagccgtctggctctgggtggtggacctctcggaattgcccgagctcgagtccccctgactggattcttcggccccgctggaggtttcttcggtggaagtctgtaggaAAGAATACGAGCGTATTGTAAAAGATTTGGAAAGTGGATAAATGTGGACAGGGTCTGAACCAACTTACACGCAAGCTTTCTTGTGCaggagctttacgcttcagggttttcctggcagccaccttcctcactgccgtcctcgcctgagtcgaggctcgggggacaactggccccgaagatgctttactcttgggagccgatttcggtgaaatcggctgactctgcattatgactttcttcaggggtggcgagctctggcaaaagagaaccactggtgccggaggaaggaatacgaaaggggaaccgtcggcttgtgtgggagccggaccatcttgttgctgccaggagatggagtcaggtCACAAACAATCACCATAATGCTGTTACACGAAACGTTTAagtgatggtacctggtctgcagggatgtcatactcggcatcaagttctctcagcagcggtcctagagccctcctgaaaacgtgggtcttccacatggaccaccaagtttcGAAACCgtcggtagtgaaggagaaacggaggtcgcgggggattggaatggccaaagcgtcaaagaaggtataacacctttgggcagtaaggatgtcaggcagttcagctctacttgctgtcaggtgatgcaagaagaagtgtggaggcacctgtccgagaccaagctgtcgggctgccactaccggttgataacactcataaccgggcttgatgatccggttcgaggtactcatgccaacagggaggaagcaaggacgaatcatgatggagtacaaatgtCGGGTGTCaaggcgtcatcggcaaagtcatccaatcggaaagagactgggttttcaaaaattgccgattcagtataagggtggaacagggggttgtccaaaccttggaagaaaatcttaaaccaccctgctgcttccttggggatcaacctgctgcctgggagaccatacagggcttggccatagctggtgcatcgaatttcctttccattaacatctggaaaggtgcaggtggtcagcggtgggaagtctgggatttggttctggaagtatagttgggcccacaaccgaataaaccaccaggggccgccgcTTTAAtcgtcttttgagagaacagtttgagaCATCGCTTGAagggatcgatagacctctccaagaaacagcttgcctaggccgagttgggtgcctttagcaagttcataggccagggagaggtaattcttggtaggggcaagtgatgggccacagaatatgaagtgctccaccgAGAAGTTcgggaaggctgtgtgttccctctcgtcacggggcctttgtttttcatataacgattgagataggcgcccacctggtacactctttttagaggaaagagtgaaagggacttttggcgCTTTGAATGCGAAGggctggggatgcaatgtctaggcctgtgatcatggccacatccagcagagtcggtgtcatagggccatggccaaacatgaagcagttcagtgcatcagaccagaagtagccgatggttttcaggatgttctcattcttctcaagaggagacaatgataacgacaaggcatcggctatccctatggtttcccaagtggcataatgggttttggatactctattgtaccatgccacccaaccctcgggaggattaggccaggctcgtagcgGCCGGCCCTGTGAAGTCAGATCTAGGTTCTgactcacgaaggggattctgttagcttcgcacgaaattaacagggcgtgactctcggaagaacgaggaccgaggcacatcgaatttgcgagagaaggatgtggcagaagaatgtctgaaacctaaattagtaGCGGAACGAAACATTAAtccaggtgtttgccattaatcccatGTCAAGTCGAATGGCGAAaggaggttgaggattaccttcagaccagaagccgtggcgtcggtgttggatgattccgccatgggatgcgttgaaggagtTGGGGGCGGCGCGGTTGAGATCTGTGATGTAGTCGGTCttgagttggaactgctcaggcggcgatttggggatctgagtttgctttctcagatggAGGTTGCaagttaccgtttggaggggcggctaggtcgaccttactcgtgtttttatgatagagaccggtgcgatgccatcggctcttttcggaGATTATTTGACTTTGGCGATCGGCGAAAAGTTGattggaaatacttcttcattaacaaaggagggttttttacaatgaagagccgattgctcaaggaaagaggaacaaaagaagagccgattgctcgcgtactactgatcctatgtcactaatcctcgctgccctcgtcatcggcgtcgtagctgccgccggcgctaCTTCCGGAGAGCTCCTCGTCACCGCTGCCCCAACTttcgaccggagcttcttccttttcgtcgtcatcatcatcttcactgatgaagaatgctgcgacggttctgctctgctacaACATGACCtgacgaagaaaaacagagtgattttggaattatcaattccaaaaccaggggggcatgtgttatcaccagaatttgaccgagtcagaggtgggccgcgattaagaatggatttgaagaatatacatggaagaaatatgtggatcggcctttatatgcaaaatatgggctagttggcccgtgtatctgtaacatagtagattacgtgtcgttttagttagagttggcctcgtgcacggttgggattattcccacgttagaaagtcccttggactataaatatgtatctagggtttatgaaataaacaacaaccaacgttcaaccaacaaatcaatctcggcgcatcgccaactccttcgtctcgagggtttctaccggtaagcaacatgctgccaagCTTTATGTtggtcatgcgttgctcgtactgaagcctttttgatggcgagcaacgtagttatcttagatatgttagggttagcattgttcttcgtatcatatgctatcgtagtgcaacccttgcatatctagccgccctcacacctatcttaggtgtgggggcggcaccccgcttgatcattatttagtagatccgatccgttacggttgctccttgttcttcaaggattagtttaatatctgcaatagttaggccttacaaagggttggaggatccaacggcacgtagggtgtcgtttgctagtcctagacaggatgttccggggatcaacctcgtgttggtttttaggccctatctagaatcggcttacgatcaccgtgcgtggccgcgaggcccaatcgtgagtaggatgatccgattatgcggtgaaaaccctaaatcgtcgtagatcgctttagctttatcttgatcaagcaggaccaccatatattcgtgcacctcgtatgaatcatgggtggatcgactctttgagccgattcacaggataacatgagagccgatcgaggctcgtatttaatgtttacgtgtatgccatgcaggaaactaagcgaggcatctccatcaccttcctgaccaggtataggtcaggtggcacgcccttggatcagcatcggacgtgtgtaccagaggctttgcgggccgtcgctcggagggaccagggccagccgcagccctaggttgttcccggctctactgtgttgcccgtcgctgcccgccggtgggttttgaccgcaacacatacaTTTATGAAAATGGAAAAAATGCGGTGATTGAATGTACACAATAAGTGTCACTCTGGAATCTCTTAGTCATATCACATTTGGTATCAACTGAGGTCGCAACAACATTTCATTATAAGATAAAATTACGTTTCACTTTTGGAGCACATTTCTCTACCACTATAGTTTTGTCTATTTTTTAACATCTCTAGATTCGCATGAAAAGTACAAGAAATTATGTGTCCCCAACTATCTTACAAAACACCAAACATAAACATGCAGTATAAATACATGATATACATTATGTAATAGGAAATCTGTTGTTACCAATCTATATGCATAACACAATGTACTACCTAGTTACTTCTTTTGTACTAAGTAGCATGACATGTTGTACTGCCTTGTTAGTTTTTGCTATTTGATGCTAGAAAATTGTTagcatcatcttattgtaattgaGATTTATGTCTCATGCTATTTCTTGGAATTAAAATATTGCCTACATTTTTCAACACAAAAAACCCAACAAAGGGATTGAGCAACCTAGCTAAACTAGACCATAAGTATAGTCCAACAAACAACAACTTGTCAACCTAAAACCGCTAAATCCAACGACGATGATATCGGCCCATGTCGCCATTAGAGGTCATAACGATCGAGCTATTTAGAGACACCTTCAAGAAAGTAAATAACGTTTGTGGGTGCTATCAGAGGAGAAGGTGGTTTCGAGCGCATGATAATCGGTATCAACGCCATCAAAGGATTAAGCTTTTGCCAAAAGCCTTGTAGGTATTGAGTGCGTAGTTTTGGCACTGGGCTACATGGAGCCATTCATTTTGAACATTCAAAAACGTATTTCCTAGTTTCATTTTCTTTCAAAATATATGTCCATGTAGTGTAAACAATGATGTACCTACAAGTCTTCAAATATTAATCCGAAATACTCTGTATACTACgatacacaaaaaagacaaaattataGATCTAGATACTCCGGGTAGGTATTGGCGTATTGCCCTACAATGGTCCAGGAGTACGCTGCGGCTGAGGGAAAACGTAGAGCAAGCGAGCAACTTTGTTCCCGTTTCCTTGGTTTCTCTTTCTCCATTTCCGTTCGTCTTCTCCAGTTCGCCGTCGTGCCTTCTCTCGAGACCCTTCTCCGTTCTCCCGAGccgctccaccgcctcctcctccaccccgccCTTCCGCGTCCATGGATCCCGCGCCGCTCTCCACGCTGCGGGAGGACGGGGAACCCgacgaatcctcctcctccccctccgccttcgccgccgccgccgtgccgccTCGCCCCGCGACGCAGTAAGCCACCGACCCCAAATCCCCTACCCCCTGTCTCTACCTCACGAGAAACCCTAACCAAGCGCCTCCGCAGCCACTCTCTCCACAAGTACGCGCCGCTGGACTGGTCGGCCTACTTCGACGAGGAGCGCGCCGTCGCCATCCCCGACACCGACGACGTACGTGCGTGCGTTACAGAGCAGGGGGATTCCTCGGGTAGTTCTGGTTTTGACGTGATCTGACTATTGCGAGCGTGTTCCTTTTGTGGTGTTTTCGCGTGCAGGTTTTCAATGTGTACATGGCCGGATCGGAAGGGCCCGTTGTGTTCTGCCTGCACGGCGGCGGCTACTCAGGGTAAGTATAGGTGCTACGTTTACACTGATAGTAGAAAATAATTTGAATAAGGAAATGCGTACAGCTGCTATTTCCTGTGATCTTGGAATTCGTAGATTAGCTACAATTTGTGATGGTGAATGCCGCTTATGTTGCAAAAATGCAGATGTTCAGGTGTGCTTGGCTAGACTTATAATCCAGTTTTCTGGAACACTGTCTTCTGGCTTTTATGGCCTTAGTTATGGGAAATGTACCCATCCCAACTTCTGTTGTACTTCCTAGTTGAACGTTTCGGGTATATTTTTTTAGTTTCAGTTCGCATGCCAAATGTAGAAAGGCGAGaacgttttttatttattttactaaTATTGCGAGGTATTATTGTTTTTGTTTAGAATTCTGAACAACGACTGTCTAATGACAACATTTGCCTTTTGTTCACAATAACCATGCGAAACCTTCTCTAAGTGACTTGACTTCTTAATGCTCCTTATGAAATGTTGCCTCTGAAATCTGCTTATTTAACAAATGTGAGCTTGGTACTTATGTTGCTATTTTTGTTCCTCAATCTTCCTTAGGCTTTCATTTGCGCTAGCAGCTAATCAGATTAAAGGAAAAGCTCGTGTTGTTGCCATGGATTTACGGGGACATGGGAAATCTACCACAAGTGATGATTTGGATTTGTCCATTGAAGTATGTCCTTCAGTCTTTCCAGAACTTGCTAATTTGATTGATATCTACGCTTTGCAAACTTATTAGGTGCTCTGTAGATTCTTGACCCTTGCCTGAGTTTTGTTGTTGTTTGCCACTGCAGACTCTTACCAATGATGTAATAGCTGCTATACACACATTGTACGGAGATTCACCGCCAGCCATTATACTTGTTGGTCATAGGTAAGTCAGCAtcatgtttttctttttcttttatgtgtGCATCCTTTATCTTAACTGAAGTTCTAGTCCATCATAgatgtactccctctgttcctaaATATAAGTGGCAAGCCAGATTGACTTGCAAAACGTCTAATATTTATTAGGAACAGAGGAAGTAGATAACAGTGGGTATGTTAGCATGATATAACAGTGGGTAAGTTAATTATCTTAGTAGTTCCTGGAAGTTAATTTCCACGGCATTGAAACAAACACTGAAATATCATGCTACTAGTCATCTGTATTATATACAGTTTATCTTTCCAGTTTCATCTCTGCTGTTACTTGACTTGTTTATAGCATGCGTTTGTATGACTCAGCAAGCCTGTTCATTCGGATTATCACTTCTTCATTTTTTTAGCATGGGAGGTTCGGTGGCTGTACATGTGGCTGCAAGAAAAGCATTCCGCAATCTTCATGGTCTTGTTGTCGTTGATGTAGTTGAGGTTAGTAATAATTTTCCTTAGGTTAGTTCTTAAATTATGGTTGAACATGAAATGACCTAGCTCACTCTTGATTCTGAACTTCTTCTCCTGTAAACAGGGAACAGCAATGGCTTCATTGATTCACATGCAGAAAATTTTATTAAATCGAGCACAGCACTTCCCAAGCATTGAAAAAGCAGTATGTGAATTTGGACGCATATTACCTGTGCTTACGTCAATTCAACTTTAAATATGTTTATTGCCCATAGTATCTAA
This region of Lolium perenne isolate Kyuss_39 chromosome 2, Kyuss_2.0, whole genome shotgun sequence genomic DNA includes:
- the LOC127334967 gene encoding uncharacterized protein; the protein is MDPAPLSTLREDGEPDESSSSPSAFAAAAVPPRPATHHSLHKYAPLDWSAYFDEERAVAIPDTDDVFNVYMAGSEGPVVFCLHGGGYSGLSFALAANQIKGKARVVAMDLRGHGKSTTSDDLDLSIETLTNDVIAAIHTLYGDSPPAIILVGHSMGGSVAVHVAARKAFRNLHGLVVVDVVEGTAMASLIHMQKILLNRAQHFPSIEKAIEWSVKGGPLRNIDSARVSIPSTLKFDESKECFTYRTPLEKTEKYWKGWYEGLSDKFLSCPVQKILLLAGTDRLDRALTIGQMQGKFQMVVVRHTGHAIQEDVPEEFASHILNFISRNKIGPNGVEIPGLIKKWQN